ACTCAGATGCACTGACTTGAGGTGTGGGGAGCTCTGGAGTCAGGCAGCCTGTTTCCCACCAGCCTTGGCAAAGTTACCTATCTTAAAACTCAGGCCACCCACACCACTTACCTTCGGATATTACCTGGAGGATTAAATGAAATGGCAGGGCAGCCTGGCACACAAGAATGTGGACATTTGCTCTCTGACATAATTGTCTGCCTGACTGGGTCATGAAAACAGCCCCAAGTCCAATCTTAGCTGCTCTGGTCTCTTCTTCTTGTCTATCAGAACCAGAAGCTAACTAACCCTGTCCTCTCAGTGCCCTGAGGGCCTCTTTCTGTAACATAGGGAAACTAGGTCTGTCAACCCCATTTTTACAAAAGAGGAAACTAAGGCTCAGAATGTGGTCACTGTGCCTGTCACAAAACTGTGATCTGTGCTAAGCTCATACCCAGTTCCACTGCACTGGGGACTTGGCCTATGTTAATCACAGCAAGGCTTCCACTCATTCTACAGGGAGACACGCTGGAGGAGGGTTCAGCTTCCCCAACATCTCCAGACTGCAGCCTGGACAGCCCTGGTCCTGAGAAAATGGCCCTGGCCTTTTCTGAGCCAGAGGAGCGTGAGCTGCTAGCTCTCAGCCGCCAGACATCAACAGGTGAGTAGGGAAAGCAAATGGACATCTGCCAAATCTGGAGGAAAGAACTAGACTGGGGCAGTGCCAGGGGCTTTTCTGGGAAAGGGTTGAGAGAGAAATGAGTATTTGTCTTCTACTTACTGGAACCTTCTCAACCCGGTGCACATTAAATCTTCATCCCAACCTGATAGGACTTATACTGTTGGCCCCATTTTGTtgatgtggaaactgaggctcaaggaAGTTAAGTGACTTTTCAGGTGACCCaccattgaactcagatctgccctAAAGTAGTTTCTCCTTGTTATCTCATGCCTGGAATGGCCCATGAGCAGAGGAAGAACCTCATTGTCCCCTTAAACCAGCCTGTCCTCAGCTGTCCAAGGGGACATACATGCTACAGTCCCCTGAATATCTGAAACATCCCACCTTGAAGTCCAGAGAAAAGAGTGTTTGGTTCTTAAGAGTCATCCTCCTCGGTCCAAGAGCTCTGTGTATTGAGCTTGTGGCACCACTGAACATGTAGAAGTTCAGGGACTAGCCTGAGGTACCTTGGATGAAGAAGTCCCTCGAGCTCACCCCACTTTTTTCACTCTTTCTCTggctctacacacacatctctctgcCTTCCACTGAAATCCACTTAAAATGCCCACCATCCTGCCCTTCTCGAGTAGAGCGAGTATGCCTGTGTCTTCAACAAGGCCTTGCTACTAAACGTTGAGTCTTATAAAATAGAGAAATCCCACAAGGTATGTCTTCCCTTGTGGAAGGAGCAGTATAGTGAGATTAAGACCTGGAGTACAGTAGAGCCAGTCCCACCACTTATAAGTGAGAGGCCTTGGGGAGGTCACGTGGTCTATCTGGCCTCTGATTGCCTCACCTGTTGAGTAGGGCATGGCCTTGCTGGGCCCCAAAGGCTTCCTGGTTTTGCTCATTCTTTAGTCTCTAGGATCCAACCCTCCAGCTCTTTACTGTCTAAAGCCCTAGAGGTCGAAAGCTACGATTCACCAGAATGGCTACAAGGATGGATCCAAACCACTTCTGCACTTCCTGCTAATACAGCCTGTGTTCCCTTGGGAGCTCCGGGTAGTGTCCCTGGAAGGCACTGCCTAGCACAGCTGCCTTAAGACAAAGACATGCTTCCTCACTGTCATCTCCTACAGGCAGTGAACTCTGTAGCCCTGGCCCAGGCTCTGGAAGCTTCATAGAGGAGTCACCTGCTCCCCAGTACACGGGGCCTTTCTGTGGGCGTGCCCGAGTCCACACAGACTTCACTCCCAGCCCTTATGACCACGATTCATTGAAACTGCAGGTAAAGTTGGCATCAGGGTCCCGCCAGAGCCTGGCAGGCTTCAGccataaagaaagaaagcagggctggggatttggctcagtggtagagcgcttacctaggaagcgcaaggtcctgggttcggtccccagccccggaaaaagaaaaaaaaaaaaaaaaaaaaaaaaaaaagaagcccatctaagaaagaaagcaaaagaaagccAAAATAGGAATGCATCGGCAGAAGCCTAGTGACCCCTCCCTCccctgttttcttctctccttgACCCCGtacccacaccccccccccagaaagGAGATGTGATCCAGATCATTGAAAAGCCACCCGTGGGCACATGGTTGGGCCTGCTGAACGGCAAGCTAGGCTCTTTCAAATTCATCTACGTGGATGTGCTACCTGAGGAGGCCGTGGGGCCTGTACGCCCCAGTCGCCGACAGAGCAAAAGCAAGAGACCCAAGCCCAAGACTCTGCATGAACTGCTGGAGCGCATTGGCCTGGAGGTTTGAGTTGGACTTGCATTAATATCTGGGAGCAATGGAAGCATACCTGCCATGGGGATGGGGTCAAGGGGACAGCTGCTGTGTGCAGAGGAAAGGTTCCAGGCAGGGGTGACTTATAAAGGAGACTGCTGATGGTCTACCTCTATCCTCAGGAGCACACATCCACCCTGCTGCTCAATGGCTACCAGACACTGGAAGACTTCAAAGAGCTgcgggaaacacacctcaatgagcTCAACATCATGGACCCTCAGCACCGGGCCAAGCTGCTCACAGCTGCAGAGCTGCTGCTGGACTATGACAGTGAGTGGCTTTAGGGGGGTGGGCATAGGTTTGTACCTTGATGACACTCTTCCCCAGAGCTCCCTTTGCAGTAGGAAGGTACTTTTCCACACTTGGTGTTTCCTAGAAAATTTAGGGGCGGGAGGGAGATAAATCATAGAGGTAATCAGGACTATCTCCCTTTTGGATCAGAAGAGAGATTAAGGTGAGAGAAAGTAAGACATTTGCCTGGAGCTGGATAATAGCCTCAGAGTCCAGATCCAGGCTACCTGGACCCAGCTCAGTGCTGGAGATGTTTGAGCCGGGCCTGGGAACAGTTCCTATTCACCTTGGATGCTGGAAGTtgagagaagagaagtagaagTCAGAAAAGCTGATTGCCTACAAGAGACTTGCCTAGGGTCCCCCAGCCCATAACCCGGCCCCAGGGGCTTCGGAAAACACCCTGCTATCCCACCCCTAGCTTCACCTCCATCCCGTTTAAGACCCAGTCATTTCATTTTATCTTCGTTCCCAGCAGCTGGCAGTGAAGAGGCCGAAGAGGGCGCTGAGAGCAGCCAGGAGCCCGCGCTGCACACAGTGTCAGAACCCAAGGTGGACATCCCACGTGACTCTGGCTGCTTTGAGGGCTCAGAGAGTGGCCGTGATGAGGCGGAGCTGACAGGCACAGAGGAGCAGCtacagggtctctccctggctGGGGCACCATGAAGTGAAGACCGCATAGGCCGAGGCTGAGCCCTAGTTGCAGAGACTGCAGAGATGGGTGTGGCCTCCCATAATGGCATAGGACCAGAGGACTGGTGCAGAATCTGGCCCGGCTTCCCCAGGGAGGCTTATGGCTGAGGGCCCTGCCAGGATTCTACGGGCTCAGATAGAGTGGATAAGGGACTGCCCAAAGATATATGCTGCCTTTTGGACCCTCTCCCTCTATCAGTGACTGACAGTATAGCCCCTTCTGGCACCTCCCTTTCTCCCACTATGGCCGCACAAGTGGGGCACCAAGGGACCTAGCCATGCCATGGGTTCACGGCCCCCAAAACCTTCTTACCCTCACACCACTGTCACACTGCTTCTAAGAAGGACACCAAGCCAGTCTTAAACCACTCTTTAAGCCTCGGGGAAACTTGCTCTATCAAAGGACCTCAGTTGGACATACGTGAGTTTGGAATTCCTTAAATGAGGTTTGAAAGAAGCTTCACACCCAGTCACCACTATTCTTCTCAACATTTTAGAGGTCTGACCACTAAGTCAGGAGACTTgaactgtgtctgtgtttcttttgGCTTCAGCCTGGTCGGGATTCAAATGTGCAGTTACTGAGGGTCCCACCAGCTGACACTGTGTACCTTTAAATATTTGCTCTCCAGCTGCCTGCTACCCAGGACACCAGTGGTACTCTTCTTGAAGAAGCTAGAAGGGCCTAGGGTTTCCAATGAAATAGCTCCACCTTCCCGTGTGACCCAAACTGTGCCACCTTTTCCCAACTTAAGACAACGCCCATAGCTCATATGATAAGTGTCTCCACCTGTTTCTTGGCCCCTTCAAATGAGATTTCCCACAGGCTGATTGAAGATGGTCTCAAACCACTGGCTTCTAATGTCACAACTGCCTCCTGCAATGTGGGTATGGACCCAGGCTTGGTCATTTATGTGGATTTTCAGAAGCAAAGGGAACCTTTTGCTTGGCAATGACTGCTCCACTACACCCAACAATGCTCTGCTAAAAGTTTTAGTGTGCTAAAAATCTCCAAAGGATCGGGAGATTATCACAACTGTTACTGGGGTACCTTTGACTTCAATAACAAGAGGAGTCCTTCCTGAGGCAGGCTCAACTGTGCCCATCACAGGTAGGGCTACCTGCATGCTTCTGATCTACTACCGCAACTTCCATAACTTCTAGTTTGGGCAAAGGAGTTGAATGTAAATAAGGAGTAACAGACAGACAAATTAGCAGCAATAAATATAAATAGAACCTAATTACCGTTGCCTGTTTTCTTTCCTACAGAGAGAGGGTTGGGGCAGGGAGAGCTCCCCATGTAAAGCTGATCTCAGCAAAGTATCCACTCATTGTCCTTTCAGGGGTATCTTTCCCCTCCCTGAGGATGCATGTATCCTTAACTCTGGTACCCTAACTCTCCATCTAAAGCTACAGCTGGCTCCGTGCATCTTCTCACACATCCCTACTGAGAATAGGGCTCATATGACCATAGAGTCACAGGCCTTGCTGCAGTCTGAGAGCTGGTGGGGAAGAGCTGTTTCCCTCTTCCCATAATCTCTTGAACAGGAGCCCTTTAAAATCCTTCATCCTTGCGAAGGGTCTACATTGGGGAGGGGGGTTTATAGGGAACAAAAGTGGAACAGCTAGGATTTACAGGGTTTGTCTTCTGAAGCCTTCCTCCTGAGCCTCGCCCTGGACACACTGAACTGTCAGTTTCCTTGGAAGTGGCACTGTGATGGAGACCCTGGGCTTCCTTTGTGCATTTCCTGAACTAGGAAGGGCCAATTAGAGTGAGATATGCTAACAGTAAATTTAGTAGACGCCATTCTACTTCCAGGCTGTTCAGGCAAAGTGCCCCTAGTGACTCTGGTTATCAGAAACCTATGAGCATCATCTTTACCCAAGAAGTAAGTGTCCAGAGAACGACTGTGTCATTGCTACCATTACTGAGCACTTATATGTTGAGATAGCAATCACCATGCTCATCATCACCATCCAATTGACAGaggaagaaacaagctgagaggTTAGAGAGGGTGACTAGAAAGTCACAGAGTAAAATGTCTACATGATATCCAAGCCCATATTCTCTCAAAAATTACacttattttgtatattttagtgcTTTATCTTCATATgtgaatataaaaatatgaacCATATGTGGGCCTGGTGCCCAGAGGTCAGAAGTGGGAGTCGCATCATCTGGAACAGAAATGACAGAGATttgcgagccaccatgttggtgttGAGACccgaatccaggtcctctgcaaaaacaagtgcttttttttttttaaaagatttattcatttattatatataagtacaatgtagttgtcttcagatacaccagaagagggcatcagatcccattacagatggttgtgagccaccatgtggttgctgggaattgaactcaggacctctggaagagcagtcagtgctcttcaccgctgagccatctctccagcccaaaacaagtgcttttaactgcccAACTATCTCTCCAATCACCAAGCCCATGTCCTCAGACCCCATTTTCCATTTCTCCCTATCTAACAAGCCTTACAATAGCTGTGAGCATTTCAAAAGAAATCTGACCCTTTGACATGGCCTTTCCTCTTCTATGATTTATCATACAAAAGAAGCCACACAAGCATACAAAGAAATGTTGATAAAGATTTTCACAATAATAAAGTCTGTAAGAAATCAAACAACACAAATGGCCAATTATGCTACCATGTGTTCATGCCAGACGATGAAGCCTCTAGTAGCTCCATGTTGTAGCAAACTAATGACCCAAGGAAACCTTTATGATTTTTCTGTActcttaacattttaaattatggggctggagagatggctcagcagttagagcaccaactgctcttccagaggtcctgagttcaattcccagcaaccacatggtggctcacaaccatctgtaatgggatctgaggccctcttctggtgtgac
The window above is part of the Rattus norvegicus strain BN/NHsdMcwi chromosome X, GRCr8, whole genome shotgun sequence genome. Proteins encoded here:
- the Sash3 gene encoding SAM and SH3 domain-containing protein 3 isoform X1 yields the protein MLRRKPSNASDKEPTQKKKLSLQRSSSFKDFAKSKPSSPVVSEKEFNLDDNIPEDDSGVLTPEDSGKSGKKLGKKWRAVISRTMNRKMGKMMVKALSEEMGDTLEEGSASPTSPDCSLDSPGPEKMALAFSEPEERELLALSRQTSTGSELCSPGPGSGSFIEESPAPQYTGPFCGRARVHTDFTPSPYDHDSLKLQKGDVIQIIEKPPVGTWLGLLNGKLGSFKFIYVDVLPEEAVGPVRPSRRQSKSKRPKPKTLHELLERIGLEEHTSTLLLNGYQTLEDFKELRETHLNELNIMDPQHRAKLLTAAELLLDYDTAGSEEAEEGAESSQEPALHTVSEPKVDIPRDSGCFEGSESGRDEAELTGTEEQLQGLSLAGAP
- the Sash3 gene encoding SAM and SH3 domain-containing protein 3, with amino-acid sequence MLRRKPSNASDKEPTQKKKLSLQRSSSFKDFAKSKPSSPVVSEKEFNLDDNIPEDDSGVLTPEDSGKSGKKLGKKWRAVISRTMNRKMGKMMVKALSEEMGDTLEEGSASPTSPDCSLDSPGPEKMALAFSEPEERELLALSRQTSTGSELCSPGPGSGSFIEESPAPQYTGPFCGRARVHTDFTPSPYDHDSLKLQKGDVIQIIEKPPVGTWLGLLNGKLGSFKFIYVDVLPEEAVGPVRPSRRQSKSKRPKPKTLHELLERIGLEEHTSTLLLNGYQTLEDFKELRETHLNELNIMDPQHRAKLLTAAELLLDYDTGSEEAEEGAESSQEPALHTVSEPKVDIPRDSGCFEGSESGRDEAELTGTEEQLQGLSLAGAP